The following proteins come from a genomic window of Gordonia westfalica:
- the cmk gene encoding (d)CMP kinase has translation MTEGATRVVAIDGPAGTGKSSVSKLLADKVGASYLDTGAMYRAVTLAVLDAGVALDDPAGIARVVDAVDIELIPNGEGSSTVLLGGRDVSGPIRTDHVTSAVSAVSAVPEVRTKLVALQRQNAQGRFVVVEGRDIGTVVFPTADVKIFLTATPEARADRRHKQNLAAGRDSDYAAVLESVNRRDHLDSTRTVSPLRAADDAVVVDTSDKTLMEVLDELSGLVEARIGASEL, from the coding sequence GTGACCGAGGGTGCAACCCGCGTCGTCGCCATCGACGGGCCGGCCGGGACGGGTAAGTCGTCGGTGTCGAAGCTGCTCGCCGACAAGGTCGGCGCCAGCTATCTCGACACCGGGGCGATGTACCGCGCGGTGACCTTGGCGGTTCTCGACGCCGGTGTGGCCCTTGATGATCCGGCCGGTATCGCCCGAGTGGTGGATGCGGTCGACATCGAGCTGATCCCCAACGGCGAAGGATCGTCGACGGTGCTTCTCGGTGGACGCGATGTATCGGGTCCGATCCGGACCGATCACGTCACCAGCGCTGTCTCGGCCGTGTCCGCGGTTCCCGAGGTGCGCACCAAACTCGTTGCGCTGCAGCGGCAGAACGCACAGGGCCGGTTCGTGGTGGTCGAGGGACGCGACATCGGGACCGTGGTGTTCCCGACGGCCGATGTCAAGATCTTCCTGACCGCGACGCCCGAGGCGCGAGCCGACCGGCGTCACAAGCAGAACCTGGCCGCCGGACGCGACAGCGACTATGCGGCCGTCCTCGAGAGCGTCAACCGTCGTGATCATCTGGATTCGACGCGCACGGTGTCGCCGCTGCGTGCCGCCGACGACGCCGTCGTCGTCGACACCAGTGACAAGACCCTCATGGAGGTCCTCGACGAACTGAGCGGCCTCGTGGAGGCCCGGATCGGAGCATCAGAGCTGTGA
- a CDS encoding pseudouridine synthase yields the protein MASAGRDGSPGKRRKGAPAQQPRTKKTHRKGSSTPNADVGKIRLNNARPARHQVAPEQVSGNGPAFVADGVRLQKVLAQAGVASRRGAEEMIAAGRVKVDGKVVTEQGLRINPDTAIIHVDDARVIMDETKQYLAFNKPKGWQSTMADDQGRPCVGDVVAERVMAGQRLFHVGRLDADTEGLLLLTNDGELAHRLMHPSFEVPKTYLATLKGEVPRGIARHLREGIELEDGPVKVDKFTVIEVHEGQSLVRITLHEGRNRIVRRMMDEVGFPVTKLVRTHVGTVALGEQRPGSLRVLGSDEVGGLYKAVGL from the coding sequence ATGGCTTCCGCTGGCCGAGATGGCTCACCGGGAAAACGCCGCAAGGGCGCCCCCGCACAGCAACCGCGAACCAAGAAGACGCACCGCAAGGGGTCGTCGACACCGAACGCAGACGTCGGGAAGATCCGGCTCAACAACGCCCGGCCCGCGCGGCATCAGGTGGCGCCTGAGCAGGTGAGCGGCAACGGTCCCGCCTTCGTCGCAGACGGCGTCCGACTCCAGAAGGTCCTGGCCCAGGCGGGTGTCGCCTCGCGCCGCGGCGCGGAGGAGATGATCGCCGCCGGTCGGGTGAAGGTCGACGGCAAGGTCGTCACCGAGCAGGGCCTGCGCATCAACCCCGACACCGCGATCATCCACGTCGACGATGCGCGCGTCATCATGGACGAGACCAAGCAGTACCTCGCGTTCAACAAGCCCAAGGGCTGGCAGTCGACCATGGCCGACGACCAGGGCCGCCCGTGCGTCGGCGATGTGGTCGCCGAACGCGTGATGGCCGGACAGCGTCTGTTCCACGTCGGCCGGCTCGACGCCGACACCGAGGGACTGCTCCTGCTGACCAACGACGGTGAGCTCGCTCACCGTCTGATGCACCCGTCGTTCGAGGTGCCCAAGACCTATCTGGCCACGCTCAAGGGCGAGGTGCCGCGCGGGATCGCCCGTCACCTGCGCGAGGGCATCGAACTCGAGGACGGCCCGGTCAAGGTCGACAAGTTCACCGTCATCGAGGTCCACGAGGGCCAGTCGCTGGTGCGGATCACCCTGCACGAGGGTCGTAACCGCATCGTGCGCCGCATGATGGACGAGGTCGGCTTCCCGGTCACGAAACTCGTTCGCACCCATGTGGGTACGGTCGCGCTCGGCGAGCAGCGGCCGGGCAGCCTGCGTGTCCTCGGCAGCGACGAGGTCGGTGGCCTGTACAAGGCGGTCGGACTGTGA